ACCTAACatgaaaagaaagtaaaatgttTGGTAACTTGTATCTACATCTTTGTGGTGAAACCTTTTAATCATACTTTTTTTCAGATGGAAGAAGAGAATTCAtaccaactgaaactgaaacaAGCTACATGGAATCCTTATCTTTTCCGGGTTAGTGTTGCTCAGCACGAGTACAATAACGACAAGAAGCAGAGGATCACAGTCCGGGCTGTTGCTCCAGTTGATTTTGCTGCTGAATCAAGATTTTTACTGGAAGAGATATCCAAGATGAGAGTTCCTAAATAGGGTGActtagattattagtattattatgcTGTTTTGGTAATAGTCCTTCACATCAATCTAAATCTTAGGAACAGTTTCTTAATCGAATGCTGATAAGACTAATCTTTATTTGCTTAAAAGTGTTGGCTGTCACACCATTGCTTGTAAAATATTTCCTTTCAGGTGTATGATATGGGTGCCTTTTTGTCTTCGGATTATCCTGCTATAGATTTCTATCACAAATGTCCTGATATAATGTTTAATGCTGTGGCATTGTAACTctaatatcctttttttttttttattttgggaaaatgataattaatttgaCAACTGAATTTTACCATCGAGCAGTATTGCTTCGAATGGATAGAAATGACTGACTTTGCCCTCAAGCTCTAAGAATTAAACTCCAAAATGtatagttatgtttttatataatcaaacaatCATATTGTCCCATTTTAGGCCATCTGAAACCAACTCTCAAGTGTTCATTCATCATAAGATATAAAACCTAAAATGAAGCAAGTCTTTGTGGTAGGAGGTAATTGAGAAATACCACTTCAATGGTTATTCTTTTTATGGTTTTATTGATTGGTGATGAGAAATTAGTCACCAACTGCAACTTAGTAATGAGTCAGTCAGTCATGGGGCGCAACATGTTGGCTCTCAAGAGTTGTCCCACTTAATTCTTAAAGATGGTTTCCCTGTAAATATGCCATCATGGCTTTCATAAGCATTTTAGATGCTTTGGTTTGGTTCTATGCAGGATTTTAATTGAATTCCAAACTCGACAATGTCATTTTTATTATCACTCCGAAAAGATTAGGATTCCCAagagaggaaaaatgaaaaCCCACAAGAAGGGGGTGATGCAAATTATGGAATTTTCACAGCATGAAATATGTGCAAATTCAGCTATGTTTTAAGtcaaaaaccaaaatacaaaagaaaaaaatgtaacaAGCTATGCCTGAAAACCCAACCGTATACAAGataacaaattttatttaatcatattgATAAGAAAACTGCTTTATCTGGACCCACATACAAGCTTGACTGCAAGCCAATTCCAAAACTTTGTACTACTGATTAGCTCAACAGATAAAGGGTTTATTAGGAGTCTGGGAGGAAAACAGCTGATAAATGACCTTGACTTGCTGAGTTTAAGCGACGCTGTTGTACGCTGAAAGTTCGTATAAAAATGATGATGCCATATAATCATAGGTACAACTTGCCTTTTCATACCTTTTCATAGGAAGTGACCATCAATGCAATTTTATGTAGTAGCTTAGAAGCTCTATCATCACTattgtttaaagaaaaagaagaggtcCATTCCTGATAATTATTGAGGCTGCCTGTGAAGTCCGTAAATAGTCCATCAACTCCTATCTTATTAATCCAATAATCATATTCCTGATATGGGTCTTGATGAAAGTTCAAGTGTAAGAACTGGTTCTCATTTTGGTAAGTGTATGGGTGCACCTGCATTGAAATCACCATGCCAAATATGCAATTCAGCTCAAGAACTTGGTGAAAAACTTTGAAATGTCAGAGAAAGTCACAATTTCTCAGCCAACAAAtctgaaagaagaaaatgagataaaactGATTTACAAACAACGGGATCCGTAGAGCCATGCAGTATCAGTATCTAAAACATTATATTTCtgactaaaatatttacttttttttttcttttctctctttttacaAGTGAAGATAACAAATGTTAATAAAAGAGGCCAGGGGTGCAAACCAAGCACATAGGAAGTAGACAAAGCAAAACACCTTGTTAAGGCGAGGAAGGAGAACAAGAGTTCAGAAAATCTACAGCAGATGAGAAGTGTTGCTAGTGTTTGTCCAATTCTACAGCGATTTGAGCATGGAGGCATTTAACTCTAGTGACGTTCACTCGTGATCTTCAAAATCATGGATGTTTCTTTCCTTCCTCATACCTTACATTGACACAAAGGAGCAATCCGCCATACCTGTGCCTTTAATCCTGAAGAGGTGGAAGAATGTGGCTTAGAAAGCCCTAGCAACTTAACTATGAAGCAACAAATGGTCGATAGTTTCCCAACACTAGTACATTTAGTAGCAATCCATCATCTTACCTCtttctcaaatttgaaaacatgggGTTAAAGGCAGAGGGTTTTGTGGACAAGGTAAAGAAGTGGTGATTGATCTATGCTACAATGGATCCctagttttgtattttcttgCAAGTTGAAAGCTTTCAGAAAATATCTGATGAAATGGAACGAGGAGCATgaacattttttctttctatcgGTATTGCAGACTTGTTGAGAACCAGAAATCTACTATTGAGAAATGTTAGCAATCTTGATGGCATCATGGAAGGGAGAGCCTTATAGAAGAGGTGTTATGAGAAGTTATTGCTAGAAAATTAGAGCAGATAATCCTGAAGGGGGAAGTGAGCTGGAGACAGAAATCTAGAGTGTATGGTCCAATTTTACAACCGTCTGTACTCTTAATGGTTCAGCTGGTGGCCGAAATTGGATGTACTTTCATTTGATGCTTTTGGGGTGGAGGAAGCCACGTGGATGGAAAGCGAGTTTGAGGAAAGTGAGGTTCTTGAATGAAGATTTCAAGGAGAATATTGAAAGAGAGCTGGTGCCCAAGACCAGAGTGCTTTGATTTTCTATTGAATGCATCCTTgtaatttgtgaaatattcttAGAGAAGTATATTGAAACTAAATTAGACCTGAATCCGAAATTTCACTGGCCATACAAAAAAAcccataaattaatatcaaacaACGTTCACTACCCAAACCATGCAATTATCACTTGCAACAACCTCGGTTACCTTTTGATATGTGTCACTTGATAAGGCATATTAAACCAGAAAAATTGACCAATCCTAAAGTTGTAAAAGAACTTGTCCAAAAATGATCACAATGAAGAATAACCATTGAAAAAACTTTTCATAGAATATCAAGTTCCAtacatcttataattttttctttaacgaAAGAGACGCATATGTACAGCTCCATATAGGCATTCCTTAGATCAATTCATGatattctctctctcatgtATCTGAGTGTTGTTAATTTGTGGCTGGACCAATGATAAGTATTGATCATTGTGAATGCTGTTGTAACACAGCAGTGCCAGGCATTTTTATtcaatgggaagaaaactttcaGGGATCCAATACTTACCATTTGCTTACAGCATTGGCCACAAGCTCAGTAATTAGGGGGAAAACTATTCCATTATATTAACAATTTTGTTCTGGTTATTCACCGAGTGCCACAGACTGTTTGAAAGAAATGGCATCATCTTTTAACCCAGTTTGTTATTCAACATTTGAACTGTAAATTAAGATGGCACGCATTATTTCTTGTGTTCCACTGTTCAGTCTGATGGGAAATTATCAAAGCAAAAAGGAAGCTGGAGAGACTGGTAAACAGATTAATGCAGCATTAAACAAAAATGACTATTgattgcaaaaattttgaattatttatataactaaCCATAAAAATAATAGCTTTTGACAGAAGAAATGTACCTGTAGGTTATGGGAGTGTGCTTGAGCAACAAGATCAGTAGGTGTTTGCAAATAATTATCTTCAACAGGAACCACAGTATCCTTCCAAGGTCCAATGCCCACCACATATTTCCTAATGTAGTCAAAGTACTTATCTGAAGTAATTTCCCAGTATGACTGCACATCATTAATGTCATTTTATTCCCACAGGAATCCAAATATTGGAAATTTTATAATGGAAGAATAAAACATACTGCATAACCAGGAATTGGTGAAGAAGTTTTGGATGAACATTTAaggttaaaaaaatgaaagaaatagaaCATAGATTCTGAACCGGAAAGCCATGAATCATGGCCATAGAATGAGTTTTATGTGATGCCAAGTTTCTATCGACTATGGACTCATTACATAACTTTCCTTTTAAGGAAGGTAGAAAATATAAACCGTATGTAAAGTGTAAGTAAATAGATTCTGCTATAGGATATATGGTTTTTGTAGACATTCATTTGCTGACAAAaggtaaatatttattaaacaaagaCTGATAGAACTGCTAGGACATTGCTTTTCGTTGACAGTTAATTAAGATTTGCATGATCTACACATGTAAATACTCCAGAATATTTTAGCATATGTTCACTCTCGGAAAGGACCTAAAGATATATGAAATGTTTCAAAGATCATCACCTCACCAAGTCCAAATTAATCCAAAAACTTATAAAACATATGCAGAGAAGTTAACAAATAATTGTGTTTGTTGTCAATAGGGAGGTTATGCAAGTGAGAATACAAACCTGATCAGTGTCTTGAGTTGGAACAGTAATATCatgaattaataaaatcttgGGCAAGTCTGTCAGATTTGAGGCATATATAAGTGAAGTAGGGGCAAATGACTGAATGAATACAGGTTGTGCCAACCACTCTTTTGACAGGTATGAACCCTTGTATCCATACTTCTTGAGTGTCTCCACAAACTTGTCTTCAAATCTCTTACCACCGGGCCATTTCACCTGTTGATGGTATCGATTGATATGTTAGGGGAAGATGAATTAGTGTATAAAAGCATGTATAGCAATAAAAAAACCACATCATTCACTCCCCTGTTATATGcgattacaaattaatattaaatgatatatGTAACCAAAATTAGagttattaaataaaaaggaTATACTAATTAAGCTAATTCCTAACGCATCTTTGTGGTTATCTCAACTCATGCCTTTTTAGTTTTCTAACCAATTGATTTCTTGAAGTAATTGAATTTTAGAGGAAGTTATTGGGCCTATAAGTTATTGTCTTGAGGGATGGGCTACTTTGGCATACTATACAAAGAGCTCTTGGCCCCTCTCTCCACTCAGGCAAATTTTGTAAAGTTTCTTACAACAAACATAGAAAAGAGCGACGAGTGAGGAGATCAAGGtgcttgataaaatttttggagaCCAATGTGATAACAATCTTCTCAAAGGTTTCATTATTGTCTAACAGCTCAAAGTATGTTAACTTAGTTACAGATGGTATTTGTATTTACTAAATTTAGTTATTCCTATGTATCACGAACATCTCCAAGTACTCGTGGTGAGTTTTAAAGCAAAGATATTTGTTCTGCACAACCATTTTTTGGCAGAACTTAGGAAGATATAACTCACTTGCTGGTTAATAAATACAGGATTCTTAATCTCTGGATATATTCCAACAACTCTGGTAGCATCCAGTGCAATTGAAATGTACTCTTCAAAAGTAATAATGGTAAATTGTCCTGAGGAATAAAGCACAAAGGTAAccagttaaatattttaatatctgGCCCAGCTGAAAGGGAAAATATTTTCCttgaaaatgaaagataaagtGAAGAAACAACAATGccataaaattgaataaaaaatcgTATAGCCTATCATACACAAAGGTTTGATATGAGGATCTAGGCAACCATGACCAAGGTGCAAGATATTCTTCTTGTTTTAACTAAGGATTATGATTTGATGTGAGGTATAAGCATACAGATTAGATTTTCACAAAGATACACAGACAACatgcaaaattttgaaaataaaagatgggacAACCTTGGGCTACATATGTTTGACCTCTTTGTTCTTGTAATACCACAAACTTAAATTAAATGacagtataatattttattttagtggttcaacaatattttgatattaagacAAATCGtacaaaaaaatttctaaatatcactttgaatataattaacaagaacaaattatttgaaatttaaatctaACTCACATATCATCTAATTTGCCCAAGGGGCCAAGAGAAAAGCTTAGCTATAAGCTTTAGACTTACATCAAGGCAGTGGCTACCAGAGGCAACCCAAAGCCAATCAAGTGTGACTTGTAGTATGATGCACTCTGGGTGCATAATACTATTTAGCCACTGATGCACTACATACTAATAACTGGTTATAGCCACTGTTACATGATCTAGTGAAATCAAGAAGGGGAATTTCTTTTCTCACGAAATGTAGCAAACCATGAAAAAACATCATTCAGAGCagagaataaattttacatgaTCTAGTGAAATTAAGAAAGGAATTTCTAtgctaaaaattatttatccaaAAAGAGAAACTAACCATTATATTGTTGATCTCGAAAAGGATACCTCTGTCTCACCCGCAGTGACTTCAGTTCTTTTATTGTGAAATCAACTGCacataattaaattaatgttcAAATTTTTTGAACTCAAATAAATCTTTGTAACGGGACAAACTAACAGTAGGAGAAAAGGGCATTGAAGACAACAAGATACTCGTATAGACACACACACATGTACACAGAGTGCAAGTTTGTTGGTAGCTTATAAATTAAGCTTAACCTTTTAGCCAGCTAGACTATGTGATGAATCTTTGGAATGCAATGATAAAAGGAAGTTGCAAGCTTAATGGCTTCCATACCAGTAAAAAAGCCAGTGGTGTTGTTCCCTTGGACTTCATAGGTCCTTTTACGATTGGCGAACTCCTTGTGTTGATAAACATCAGTAGTATCATCGAGTGTAACATCGTGGAAGCATATAAGAACGCCATCTTTGGAAGATAGTATATCTGTTTCAATGAAGTCTGCACCCTCTTCAATAGCTCTCTGCAAGAATAAGTAATTTTCATGGCAATATTTATGAGGTTAGAGAAGAGGCTCATCAAGTTAGGAAAAACACTATGCCCAAAACTTTGTTTCCAATATGGTTTCTCATAATTAAATTGGCATAGCtgacaaaaaatgaaaaggataATGTTTTTTATACCACTACAAATGTAAGCAAGTCTACATCTTATGCACATGAACAGGCACGCGCATGCAGAGCTAAAAGCTCAATTTCACCCACACCCCACACAAATCCCACATTTTATGCATATGTTTTGAACTTTGATTGTTGTGGATTGTAAACTTGTTTTAAGTAACTAACCAACATAAATAAGTTCATTTATAGAAGGTTAAGCAACCATTTACagaaggaaaatactttagccacaaaaGTAAACCTACAAACTTATGTGGCTTGATATGGtgcgtcagattgtaaagttacttttattataaagcagaTCAAACGGATTTCAGGAAGCCACATTAGTTTGTaggtttattttgtgtaatctctttatgtttgtttctttttacaaaaatgtgattgtgggtttattttgtgtaatctctttatgtCTGTAgcaattcttttatagaaatGTAAAATTGGAAACTTTTAGCTTAGTGATTTTATCTTTATGTCCATAGCAATTCTTTTTACAGAAATGTGAAATTGGAAACTTTTAGCTCAGTGATTTTATTTCACCTATCAGCATGAACTGATCAACCTCAAAATCACATACATATAgaatgtttgaaaaatataaaaatctacCAGATGGGCATGCCCACAATTACCATGTATGCTGGAGCAGTTTCTTCAGGAATCTCTCCATTTGAACCTCGATGTGCTATGTTGTATGGACGAGAAGTTTGTAACGGCTTTCTAGTGCCCTCAGCTACTTTACTAGGGAGTGGATAGAGGGGCCTTGCAGTGCACCCGACAATGAACAATAGAAATAGCAATGGGGAAAAGCCTGCAAAGTATATAATACCAAAATATGACTATACAATAAGCTTAACTAAGAATCAGAAAGGGACCTAGATATAAttggcataaaaaaaaaaatgcatatttcCACACCCAAAAGAAAAGGACTAGTTCTTTGTTGCAATTATCAGAGTTTAAACACAAGGTAACCATAAAATGCTATAAAGGAACCCAATATAggttgtaaaatgaaaactggaccATGATTTGTTGGTCAAAAGTGCAAATATCCCTTTGCATATCCAACCTACAGCAAACACATTATGCCATGTTATACTAAAATTGGCGTCCGACTGT
This Carya illinoinensis cultivar Pawnee chromosome 11, C.illinoinensisPawnee_v1, whole genome shotgun sequence DNA region includes the following protein-coding sequences:
- the LOC122281170 gene encoding glycerophosphodiester phosphodiesterase GDPD6 — encoded protein: MEKRRVNSMAMVFSPCFSPLLFLLFIVGCTARPLYPLPSKVAEGTRKPLQTSRPYNIAHRGSNGEIPEETAPAYMRAIEEGADFIETDILSSKDGVLICFHDVTLDDTTDVYQHKEFANRKRTYEVQGNNTTGFFTVDFTIKELKSLRVRQRYPFRDQQYNGQFTIITFEEYISIALDATRVVGIYPEIKNPVFINQQVKWPGGKRFEDKFVETLKKYGYKGSYLSKEWLAQPVFIQSFAPTSLIYASNLTDLPKILLIHDITVPTQDTDQSYWEITSDKYFDYIRKYVVGIGPWKDTVVPVEDNYLQTPTDLVAQAHSHNLQVHPYTYQNENQFLHLNFHQDPYQEYDYWINKIGVDGLFTDFTGSLNNYQEWTSSFSLNNSDDRASKLLHKIALMVTSYEKV